ACGCCAGCCAGACCATCTACTCCTTCACGGGCGCCTCGCCCAAGCACCTGCTCGGCTTCAAGGCCCAGTACCCCGAGGCCACCGTGGTCAAGCTGATCCGCGACTACCGCTCCACCCCGCAGGTGGTGAGGCTGGCCAATGAACTGCTGGCCGGCCGGCGCAGCGGGGGGCCCGTCGCCGACGCCGCCTGGGCCACGCCGCTGCAGCTCGTGGCGCAGCGCCCGGCCGGGCCGGTGCCGCAATTCACCGAATGCTCCGACGACGAGGCAGAGGCCGCAACCGTGGCCGTCAAGGTGCGCGAGCTCCTCGACGCCGGCACACCGGCCAGCCAGGTCGCGGTGCTGTTCCGCACCAACGGTCAGTCCGAGGCCTACGAGCAGGCCCTGGCCTCCGCGGGGATCGGCTACCAGCTGCGCGGCGGGGAACGGTTTTTTGCCCGCAAGGAAGTCCGCGATGCCATCCTGCAGCTGCGGGCAGCCACGCGGGCCGTCGCCGAAACCGCCAGCCCTGAGCCGCTCGGCCAGCTGGTCCGCGACATTGTCGCCTCGCTGGGCTACACGGACGCAGCCCCGCACAGCGGCGGCGCGCTCCGGGAGCGCTGGGAATCGCTCGCTGCGCTCGTCGCACTGGCCGACGAACTTGTGATCAGCCGCGGCGTACAGTTCACCCTCTCGGACTTCGTGAACGAACTCCAGGAGCGCTCCCTCGCCCAGCACGCTCCGACCGTCCAGGGCGTCACCCTCGCCTCGCTGCACGCCGCCAAGGGCCTCGAATGGGACGCAGTATTCCTGGTCGGGCTCAGCGAGGGGCTCATGCCGATCTCCTTCGCCGACAGCCCGGAACCCGTGGACGAGGAACGCCGCCTGCTGTACGTGGGGATCACCCGGGCCAGGGAACACCTGTTCCTGTCCTGGTCCACCGCACGGACCCCCGGAGGGCGCGCCAACCGGAAGCCCTCACGCTTCCTGGACGGCCTGCGACCCGACTCGGTGGCCAGCTCATCGGTACGCGGCAAGGGAGCGGCGCCGCGCCGCAAGGCTGCCGTGCCGGCCACGTGCCGGGTCTGCGGGACCATGCTCTCGTCCGGCGCCGAACGAAAGGTGGGCCGCTGCAACCAGTGCCCGCCCAGCTACGAGGAGCAGACTTTCGACGCGCTCCGGCAGTGGCGCAAGGAAATAGCGCTCGAAGCCGACGTCCCCGCCTTTGTGGTGTTCACGGACGCCACACTCACCGCCATTGCCGAAGCCCGTCCAGACTCCCTCGAACAGCTCGCCACCCTCCCCGGGGTGGGCCCGTCCAAACTGGAGAAGTACGGCGAAGCAGTGCTGGCAGTGCTGGTCGAAAGCACCACGCTCTGATGGCCGGCGCCAGCACGCGGGCAGGCAGCCCGGCAGCACCCGCCGGCACACCGCTGACCACTGCCGACGGCGCCCCGGTGGAAGTACGCCGCTCCGCCCGGCGCCGCCGCACCGTGGCCGCCTTCTGGGAAAACGGCACCGCCGTGGTCGCCATCCCGGCCTCCTTCAGCCGCGCCCAGGAACGCGAGTGGGTACACCGGATGCTCGAAAAACTGCGGCTCCAGGGGGAGCGCGG
This DNA window, taken from Pseudarthrobacter sp. ATCC 49987, encodes the following:
- a CDS encoding ATP-dependent DNA helicase UvrD2; its protein translation is MPDTEPPAPDNRSLEERILGGLDAEQREVASTLQGPMCVLAGAGTGKTRAITHRIAYGVHSGVYSPQRLLAVTFTSRAAAEMRSRLRDLGVGNVQARTFHAAALRQLQFFWPQAVGGVLPNLLDHKAQMIAEAARRLRLSTDRASIRDLASEIEWAKVSMLTPANYLEKAQGRGTPGGFDLTAVARVFQSYEDVKTDRNVIDFEDVLLITVGILQEDPKVAATVREQYRHFVVDEYQDVSPLQQRLLELWLGGRDELCVVGDASQTIYSFTGASPKHLLGFKAQYPEATVVKLIRDYRSTPQVVRLANELLAGRRSGGPVADAAWATPLQLVAQRPAGPVPQFTECSDDEAEAATVAVKVRELLDAGTPASQVAVLFRTNGQSEAYEQALASAGIGYQLRGGERFFARKEVRDAILQLRAATRAVAETASPEPLGQLVRDIVASLGYTDAAPHSGGALRERWESLAALVALADELVISRGVQFTLSDFVNELQERSLAQHAPTVQGVTLASLHAAKGLEWDAVFLVGLSEGLMPISFADSPEPVDEERRLLYVGITRAREHLFLSWSTARTPGGRANRKPSRFLDGLRPDSVASSSVRGKGAAPRRKAAVPATCRVCGTMLSSGAERKVGRCNQCPPSYEEQTFDALRQWRKEIALEADVPAFVVFTDATLTAIAEARPDSLEQLATLPGVGPSKLEKYGEAVLAVLVESTTL